From one Candidatus Krumholzibacteriota bacterium genomic stretch:
- a CDS encoding redoxin domain-containing protein, translated as MWDENELSKMVKGGIPFPMLSDGGGKVGAVYGIYDEDAGVETRGRFIIDPDGIVQGYEVLTPPVGRNVGETLRQVQAFQLVRESKGKEATPSGWKPGKETLKPGPGLVGKVWEVWKTDQAFD; from the coding sequence ATGTGGGACGAGAACGAGCTGTCGAAGATGGTGAAGGGCGGGATCCCATTCCCGATGCTCTCCGACGGCGGCGGCAAGGTCGGCGCGGTCTACGGCATCTACGACGAGGATGCCGGCGTCGAGACGCGGGGCCGTTTCATCATCGACCCCGACGGCATCGTCCAGGGGTACGAGGTGCTCACGCCCCCGGTCGGCCGGAACGTCGGGGAGACCCTCCGGCAGGTGCAGGCCTTCCAGCTCGTGCGCGAGAGCAAGGGCAAGGAGGCGACACCCTCGGGGTGGAAGCCCGGCAAGGAGACGCTCAAGCCGGGGCCCGGCCTCGTCGGCAAGGTGTGGGAGGTCTGGAAGACCGACCAGGCGTTCGACTGA
- a CDS encoding ABC-2 transporter permease translates to MKWMIAKDWWAYALGIAYALVPLYMLHLDGLDPGGIVFTGCIMTAAVLFGTTIAEKLEGKSDGYRFLFTLPLGARKIVRAKFAAPLVVAVVATAVVTAMLPRFTTMRGFVDAARIAVAFAAVAGLLCVGASYTVLYLSNLNEKVRTIMLILPSGMIVLVLAAYMLMRAKIRNAEFTVYGGAGTAWRMSLIVAVGLVLYVALYRAAVAAFRRRVRF, encoded by the coding sequence GTGAAGTGGATGATTGCGAAGGACTGGTGGGCCTACGCGCTCGGCATCGCCTACGCGCTCGTGCCCCTCTACATGCTCCACCTCGACGGCCTCGATCCCGGCGGGATCGTGTTCACGGGCTGCATAATGACGGCCGCCGTGCTCTTCGGCACGACGATCGCCGAGAAGCTCGAGGGGAAGAGCGACGGGTACCGGTTCCTCTTCACGCTGCCCCTCGGGGCGCGGAAGATCGTGCGGGCGAAATTCGCCGCGCCCCTCGTCGTCGCCGTCGTCGCGACGGCGGTCGTGACGGCCATGCTGCCCCGCTTCACGACGATGCGCGGCTTCGTCGACGCGGCACGGATCGCCGTGGCCTTCGCCGCGGTGGCCGGACTCCTGTGTGTCGGCGCGTCCTACACGGTCCTCTACCTGAGCAACCTCAACGAGAAGGTGCGCACGATCATGCTCATCCTGCCGTCGGGGATGATCGTGCTGGTCCTCGCGGCCTACATGCTGATGCGGGCGAAAATCAGGAACGCGGAATTCACGGTCTATGGAGGCGCGGGAACGGCGTGGCGGATGTCGCTGATCGTCGCGGTCGGCCTCGTCCTCTACGTGGCGCTCTACCGCGCCGCCGTCGCCGCCTTCAGGCGACGTGTTCGATTCTAG
- a CDS encoding redoxin domain-containing protein gives MAEEFKAGCARPTGGPVGETIEPIEERPTEAAGKKDAHMGMIKVGRKAPDFTAPAYHKGTFVNVKLSDYLGQWVVLCFYPGDFTFV, from the coding sequence ATGGCAGAGGAGTTCAAGGCGGGATGCGCGCGCCCGACGGGAGGCCCCGTCGGCGAGACGATCGAACCGATCGAGGAACGGCCGACCGAAGCGGCCGGAAAGAAGGATGCGCATATGGGTATGATCAAGGTCGGCCGGAAGGCCCCCGATTTCACCGCCCCCGCGTACCACAAGGGCACGTTCGTCAACGTCAAGCTCTCGGACTACCTGGGTCAGTGGGTGGTGCTCTGCTTCTACCCGGGCGACTTCACATTCGTCTGA
- a CDS encoding GntR family transcriptional regulator has protein sequence MFIVISPLNPDPLYKQVTDQVKDAVADGTLAAGERLPSIREMARALRISAITIKRAYADLEGEGVIVTRAGLGSFVAEVSREGLRAEKLEEIRGEIGRIVKTGEKFGITPDDVIGILREHKE, from the coding sequence TTGTTTATCGTCATTTCGCCGCTGAATCCCGACCCGCTGTACAAGCAGGTCACCGACCAGGTCAAGGACGCCGTCGCGGACGGCACCCTCGCGGCGGGCGAACGCCTGCCGTCGATACGGGAGATGGCCAGGGCGCTCAGGATCAGCGCCATCACGATCAAGCGCGCCTACGCCGACCTCGAGGGGGAGGGGGTCATCGTGACCCGCGCCGGGCTCGGCTCATTCGTGGCCGAGGTCAGCCGCGAGGGGCTCAGGGCGGAGAAGCTCGAGGAGATCCGCGGCGAGATCGGGCGGATCGTGAAGACGGGCGAGAAATTCGGGATCACCCCCGACGATGTCATCGGGATCCTGCGCGAACACAAGGAGTGA
- a CDS encoding ABC transporter ATP-binding protein, whose amino-acid sequence MEQILALHALEKRYRDFTLGPITLAMPAGCIMGLIGPNGAGKTTLVKLVMNIIRADAGSVEAFGLGHDEHEKEIKNRIGYVGETQYFYENRSVDWHGRFVAHYFERWNENRFTELLGRFELHRRKKARDLSKGMRVKLSLAIALSHDPELLVLDEPTAGLDPVVRRDLLELLRGVIADDHRSVLISSHITDDIERTADYITYLVGGKIILSEEKDELTARWKRIHFKAGALDDDVVRALHNVEDRAFGSSGISRDFPALKERLAGPLARGDVKIENVDLDDILISFVKGTP is encoded by the coding sequence ATGGAACAGATCCTCGCGCTGCACGCGCTCGAGAAGCGGTACCGCGACTTCACGCTCGGGCCCATCACGCTCGCGATGCCGGCCGGATGCATCATGGGGCTCATCGGCCCGAACGGGGCGGGGAAGACGACTCTCGTCAAACTCGTCATGAACATCATCCGCGCCGACGCCGGTTCGGTGGAGGCCTTCGGTCTCGGCCACGACGAGCACGAGAAGGAGATCAAGAACCGCATCGGCTACGTCGGCGAGACGCAGTACTTCTACGAGAACAGGAGCGTCGACTGGCACGGCCGATTCGTCGCCCACTACTTCGAGCGCTGGAACGAGAACCGCTTCACCGAGCTCCTCGGCCGCTTCGAACTGCACCGCAGGAAGAAGGCGCGCGACCTCTCGAAGGGGATGCGGGTGAAGCTCTCGCTCGCCATCGCCCTCTCGCACGACCCCGAGCTCCTCGTGCTCGACGAGCCGACGGCGGGACTCGACCCGGTCGTCAGGCGGGACCTGCTCGAACTGCTCCGGGGCGTGATCGCCGACGACCACCGCAGCGTCCTCATCTCCTCGCACATCACCGACGACATCGAACGGACGGCCGACTACATCACCTACCTCGTCGGCGGGAAAATCATCCTCAGCGAGGAGAAGGACGAGTTGACGGCGCGCTGGAAACGGATCCACTTCAAGGCGGGCGCCCTGGACGATGACGTCGTGCGGGCGCTGCACAACGTCGAGGATCGCGCATTCGGCTCGTCGGGGATCTCGCGGGATTTCCCCGCCCTGAAAGAACGCCTCGCCGGGCCCCTGGCCCGCGGCGACGTCAAGATCGAGAACGTCGATCTCGACGACATCCTCATCTCCTTCGTGAAGGGGACGCCGTGA
- a CDS encoding sodium/proline symporter, protein MEEHTAQILVVMILYLALLVAWGLYQGRKVQDACDYSIAGRCLPGWAAALSERATGESSWALLGLPGFAYATGLASVWTAVGCVAGIVVAWAAIAWRLRDEAERYEVTTFTGYIARRHGDAGEAIRVWGSLTIVFFFFFYVGAQFLGGGKTLHSIFGLDPRLGMLVTAVIIVPYTVYGGFRSVVYTDVVQAIVMIAALVVGPLVGLAVIAKAPDVFARSIPEAIVAAGAGHGSWTGAASGFAAGAAIMGGVSWFFGYLGGQPQLSMRFMAIRDPGEARRGRNIGIAWTVLAYIGALSIGWIGIALFGPEGLEDAEYVMPAVMLRIFPPAVAAVLITGAIAAMISTADSLLILSASELSENIVKPALRRRGRDAGDGLRHSRLVTALLAAVALVLAYLSPSKLIYTIVGFVWAGIGGTFSVVILCTLFWKRYHGRAALATILAGLLFTVFWIATGMEAVITARFMTFAVAGLVAVAATYTIPEGQHET, encoded by the coding sequence ATGGAAGAACACACCGCGCAGATACTCGTCGTCATGATCCTCTACCTCGCGCTGCTCGTCGCGTGGGGGCTCTACCAGGGCCGCAAGGTGCAGGACGCCTGCGACTACTCGATCGCCGGCCGCTGCCTGCCCGGCTGGGCGGCGGCGCTCTCCGAACGGGCGACGGGAGAGTCCTCCTGGGCGCTCCTCGGCCTGCCCGGCTTCGCCTACGCCACCGGGCTTGCGAGCGTCTGGACGGCCGTCGGCTGTGTCGCCGGGATCGTCGTCGCGTGGGCGGCGATCGCATGGCGCCTGCGCGACGAGGCGGAGCGCTACGAGGTGACGACCTTCACCGGGTACATCGCCCGGCGCCACGGGGACGCGGGCGAGGCGATCCGCGTGTGGGGCTCGCTCACGATCGTCTTCTTCTTTTTCTTCTACGTGGGGGCGCAGTTCCTCGGCGGCGGGAAGACGCTGCATTCGATCTTCGGGCTCGACCCCCGTCTCGGGATGCTCGTGACGGCCGTCATCATCGTTCCCTATACCGTCTACGGGGGATTCCGGAGCGTCGTCTACACCGACGTCGTCCAGGCGATCGTGATGATCGCCGCGCTCGTCGTCGGTCCCCTCGTGGGTCTTGCCGTCATCGCGAAGGCCCCGGACGTCTTCGCCCGGTCGATCCCCGAGGCGATCGTCGCGGCGGGGGCGGGGCACGGCTCGTGGACGGGCGCCGCATCGGGCTTCGCCGCGGGGGCGGCGATCATGGGGGGCGTCTCGTGGTTTTTCGGCTATCTCGGCGGCCAGCCGCAGCTCTCGATGCGTTTCATGGCGATCCGCGATCCCGGCGAGGCGCGGCGGGGGCGGAACATCGGGATCGCCTGGACGGTGCTCGCCTACATCGGCGCCCTCTCGATCGGCTGGATCGGCATCGCCCTCTTCGGCCCGGAGGGGCTCGAGGACGCCGAGTACGTGATGCCCGCCGTCATGCTCCGGATCTTCCCGCCGGCCGTGGCCGCCGTCCTCATCACCGGCGCCATCGCCGCGATGATCTCGACGGCCGACTCGCTCCTCATCCTCTCGGCCTCGGAACTCAGCGAGAACATCGTCAAGCCGGCGCTCCGCCGCCGCGGCCGCGACGCGGGAGACGGTCTCCGGCACTCGCGGCTCGTGACGGCGCTCCTCGCCGCCGTCGCTCTCGTTCTCGCGTACCTCTCGCCGTCGAAGCTGATCTACACGATCGTCGGGTTCGTCTGGGCGGGGATCGGCGGCACCTTCTCCGTCGTGATCCTCTGCACGCTCTTCTGGAAGCGATACCACGGCCGGGCGGCCCTCGCCACGATCCTCGCGGGGCTCCTCTTCACCGTTTTCTGGATCGCGACGGGGATGGAGGCAGTGATCACCGCCCGGTTCATGACCTTCGCCGTCGCCGGCCTTGTCGCCGTCGCCGCGACGTACACGATCCCGGAGGGACAACATGAGACGTGA
- a CDS encoding ABC-2 transporter permease — MLALVNKDLSFFLWFALFALAIVGIVWSTDLVDNDVFRAGVTSALSIIVVMMPVLSLEQREEKDEGYRFLRSLPVGNARVVAAKAALPLAVTALWLAVTLSLAGSRIVDPVGLAVARGAIVDVTMAALVVSGCAYVLIFTIGYTRFAVIFGVGLVALGIVNALLLAGARGNAQALVEDLVGVLRGSDPRVVVPGGALFFCALMAAGARAAKYER, encoded by the coding sequence ATGCTCGCACTCGTGAACAAGGACCTCTCCTTCTTCCTGTGGTTCGCCCTGTTCGCACTGGCGATCGTCGGGATCGTCTGGTCGACCGACCTCGTCGACAACGACGTCTTCCGCGCGGGAGTCACCAGCGCACTCTCGATCATCGTCGTGATGATGCCCGTCCTCTCGCTCGAACAGCGGGAGGAGAAGGACGAGGGGTACCGTTTCCTGCGGTCTCTGCCGGTGGGGAACGCTCGGGTCGTCGCCGCCAAGGCGGCGCTGCCGCTCGCAGTGACGGCGCTCTGGCTCGCCGTCACGCTGTCGCTCGCCGGGTCGCGCATCGTGGATCCCGTCGGCCTGGCCGTCGCGCGCGGGGCGATCGTCGACGTCACGATGGCCGCCCTCGTCGTCTCGGGGTGCGCCTACGTCCTGATCTTCACGATCGGGTATACGCGCTTCGCCGTGATCTTCGGCGTGGGTCTCGTCGCGCTCGGCATCGTCAACGCGCTGCTGCTCGCCGGGGCGCGGGGGAACGCGCAGGCCCTCGTCGAGGACCTCGTCGGCGTGCTGCGCGGATCGGACCCCCGTGTCGTCGTTCCCGGCGGTGCGCTTTTCTTCTGCGCCCTGATGGCGGCGGGAGCGAGGGCGGCGAAATACGAGCGGTGA
- a CDS encoding glycoside hydrolase family 97 protein, translating into MRRDALAAVVAVLAALAAPSTLDCAAAAAAVACVPAAPAPRAGGDPAAAAPLELRSPDGSVAVVFTLEEGLPRYAVSFRGEEIIRPSAMGFRLRGAPDFAGPFSLESSARRAIDETWRPVWGQFSEIRDRASELAVVLRETAETGRRLEIVFRAYDDGAAFRYRIPRQPGLESIEIADELTRFDFASDNRAWWIPADWDSYERLYATTGLGAIVACNTPVTMRTPSGTHLAVHEAALTDYAGMTLRAVPGPPGRFEADLVPWPDGVRVRGDTPLVTPWRTILLADRAGGLAESTLILSLNEPCRIEDTSWIRPMKYVGIWWSMHIKQETWTAGPRHGATTANAKRYIDFASRHGIPGLLIEGWNTGWEGWGQEGAYSFTESYPDFDLEAVVRYGREKGVVLIGHHETGGDVPGYERQIDEALDLYARLGVPAVKTGYAGGIFPRGQHHHGQWMVRHYRSVVEKAAERRIVIDAHEPIKPTGVSRTWPNMMTREGARGMEYDAWSDGNPPEHTAILPFTRLLGGPMDYTPGIFALDERYQGRFRVRSTLAKQLALYVVVFSPLQMAADLPENYEGHPAFRFIEEVPVTWDETRVLDAEIGDFVITARRAGRSWFVGGLTDERARVFLVPLDFLEEGTAYTARIYADASEADWDTNPLGYTIEERAVDAGTVLTMRFAPGGGQAVSIEPAGKWK; encoded by the coding sequence ATGAGACGTGACGCCCTGGCGGCCGTGGTCGCCGTTCTCGCGGCTCTCGCCGCGCCGTCCACGCTCGACTGCGCGGCTGCCGCAGCCGCCGTCGCCTGCGTGCCCGCGGCGCCCGCTCCCCGCGCCGGAGGCGATCCGGCCGCCGCCGCGCCGCTCGAGCTGCGCTCGCCGGATGGATCGGTCGCCGTCGTCTTCACGCTGGAGGAGGGGCTGCCCCGATACGCCGTCTCGTTCCGTGGAGAGGAGATCATCCGCCCGTCGGCGATGGGATTCCGCCTGCGCGGCGCGCCGGATTTCGCGGGGCCCTTTTCCCTCGAGTCGTCGGCGCGACGCGCGATCGACGAGACATGGCGCCCCGTCTGGGGGCAGTTCTCCGAGATCCGCGATCGCGCGTCCGAGCTCGCCGTCGTGCTGCGCGAGACGGCAGAGACGGGGCGGCGGCTCGAGATCGTCTTCCGAGCGTACGACGACGGGGCGGCCTTCCGCTACCGGATCCCGCGCCAGCCGGGACTCGAATCGATCGAGATCGCCGACGAGCTCACCCGCTTCGATTTCGCCTCGGACAACAGGGCCTGGTGGATCCCGGCCGACTGGGACTCCTACGAGCGGCTCTACGCGACGACCGGGCTCGGGGCGATCGTGGCCTGCAACACACCCGTGACGATGCGTACTCCCTCGGGGACGCACCTCGCCGTTCACGAGGCGGCCCTCACCGACTACGCAGGGATGACCCTGCGCGCCGTGCCGGGCCCGCCGGGCCGCTTCGAGGCCGATCTCGTCCCCTGGCCCGACGGCGTGCGGGTGCGCGGGGACACGCCGCTCGTCACTCCCTGGCGGACGATCCTCCTCGCCGACCGCGCCGGCGGCCTCGCCGAGAGCACGCTCATCCTCAGCCTCAACGAGCCCTGCCGGATCGAGGATACCTCCTGGATCCGCCCGATGAAGTACGTCGGCATCTGGTGGAGCATGCACATCAAGCAGGAGACGTGGACCGCCGGGCCGCGCCACGGCGCTACCACGGCGAACGCGAAGCGCTACATCGATTTCGCGTCGAGGCACGGGATACCGGGGCTCCTCATCGAGGGGTGGAACACCGGCTGGGAAGGCTGGGGGCAGGAGGGAGCCTACTCCTTCACCGAGAGCTACCCCGACTTCGACCTCGAGGCCGTCGTCCGTTACGGCCGCGAGAAGGGGGTCGTTCTCATCGGTCACCACGAGACCGGCGGGGACGTCCCCGGCTACGAGCGGCAGATCGACGAGGCCCTCGATCTCTACGCGCGCCTCGGCGTGCCGGCGGTCAAGACCGGCTACGCCGGCGGGATCTTCCCGCGCGGGCAGCACCACCACGGGCAGTGGATGGTGCGCCACTACCGCTCGGTCGTCGAGAAGGCCGCCGAGCGGCGCATCGTCATCGACGCCCACGAGCCGATCAAGCCGACCGGCGTCTCGCGGACCTGGCCGAACATGATGACCCGCGAGGGGGCGCGCGGGATGGAGTACGACGCGTGGTCGGACGGCAATCCCCCCGAGCACACGGCGATCCTTCCCTTCACCCGGCTGCTCGGCGGCCCGATGGACTACACGCCGGGGATCTTCGCCCTCGACGAGCGCTACCAGGGGCGCTTCCGCGTGCGCTCGACCCTGGCAAAGCAGCTCGCCCTGTACGTGGTCGTCTTCAGCCCGCTCCAGATGGCGGCCGACCTCCCTGAGAACTACGAGGGGCACCCCGCCTTCAGGTTCATCGAGGAGGTGCCCGTCACCTGGGACGAGACGCGCGTTCTCGACGCCGAGATCGGCGACTTCGTCATCACGGCCCGCCGCGCGGGGCGGTCGTGGTTTGTCGGCGGGCTCACCGACGAGCGGGCGCGCGTCTTCCTCGTGCCGCTGGATTTCCTGGAGGAGGGGACGGCGTACACGGCGCGTATCTACGCCGACGCCTCCGAGGCGGACTGGGACACCAACCCTCTCGGCTACACGATCGAGGAGCGCGCCGTCGACGCCGGCACGGTCCTCACGATGCGCTTCGCTCCCGGTGGGGGGCAGGCGGTGAGCATCGAGCCGGCGGGAAAATGGAAGTAG
- a CDS encoding C69 family dipeptidase: protein MIGVADLWACDTWVAMPDATASGMTILAKNSDRTAAGCAPLALHPRSEWPAGSEIDLGRVRIPQAPRTWATVGSHPYWCWGYEEGMNEHGVAIGNEGVFSKELVLALAAAVRDEGPEPGPTGMDLVRIGLERGRTAREALEAIVAVLEAHGQFGSGIPGLTLAQGAYENSFIIADPGEAWILETAGRRWAARRVERGTASISNAYTIGDDYDLAADDLAGRAAAMGWWDEDAGPVDFAGAYADDSIESRRRTRHARTREECSAGLLGERAGSVDEGWMMRIARDRSTNPSIDLDVTASSCVASLPAGRGTIPVFWWCASVPSTSVYIPFFAHADRLPEIVGRAGTAGVAVTPPERAAIDRFAGNSYWWLVRDLADLVAADRNGRLPVVRERFDALEASFADGLAAVLSKAGRLRARGSGEKAAAVLGDYSAACVDRAVAAVGELRARFAAEAAETDAAFAPLVGIYTANFGAFRNAEFEVLERNDQLAVDIPGQMTVELNDPGPDGRRSIALAPHVSFSFDRGEDGRVTAMHLYEVTTLGRAAADSAAIAAGSPFASYTGTYAVPGVGGLVGIVEKDGGMALDVPGQGAVPLGEADGAGRRPFRNDPSTVAWFETGDDGGATDLVISHDFILPRGRSAAAALEAAIGESGIEAGIARYRELRETAAEEYHFSERSLNVLGYTLLRDGKTGEAVAVFELNAEEHPGSWNVWDSLAEALEEAGDGKRAVECYRKSLSLNPERGETRTAIERLEKGE, encoded by the coding sequence ATGATCGGTGTCGCCGACCTCTGGGCGTGCGACACGTGGGTGGCCATGCCGGACGCGACGGCCTCCGGCATGACGATCCTCGCCAAGAACAGCGACCGGACGGCCGCGGGCTGCGCGCCGCTCGCGCTCCATCCGCGGAGCGAGTGGCCGGCGGGCTCGGAGATCGACCTCGGGCGCGTCCGGATCCCGCAGGCGCCGAGGACCTGGGCCACGGTCGGCTCGCACCCCTACTGGTGCTGGGGCTACGAGGAGGGGATGAACGAGCATGGCGTGGCGATCGGCAACGAGGGTGTCTTCTCGAAGGAACTCGTCCTGGCGCTCGCGGCGGCCGTCCGCGACGAGGGCCCCGAGCCGGGACCGACGGGGATGGACCTCGTCCGCATCGGCCTCGAGCGGGGGCGAACGGCGCGGGAGGCCCTGGAGGCGATCGTCGCGGTCCTCGAGGCCCACGGGCAGTTCGGCTCGGGGATCCCGGGGTTGACGCTGGCGCAGGGCGCCTACGAGAACTCCTTCATCATCGCCGATCCCGGCGAGGCGTGGATCCTCGAGACGGCGGGGCGCCGGTGGGCGGCGCGCCGCGTGGAGCGGGGGACCGCCTCGATCTCGAACGCCTACACGATCGGCGACGACTACGATCTCGCCGCGGACGATCTCGCCGGACGCGCCGCCGCGATGGGATGGTGGGACGAGGACGCCGGCCCCGTGGATTTCGCGGGGGCCTACGCGGACGATTCGATCGAGTCGCGGCGGCGGACACGGCACGCGCGAACGCGCGAGGAGTGCTCGGCGGGACTGCTCGGCGAGCGCGCCGGCTCGGTCGACGAGGGATGGATGATGCGGATCGCCCGCGACCGCTCGACGAATCCCTCGATCGATCTCGACGTGACGGCCTCCTCCTGCGTCGCATCGCTCCCGGCGGGGCGCGGAACGATCCCCGTCTTCTGGTGGTGCGCCTCGGTGCCGTCGACCTCCGTCTACATCCCCTTCTTCGCGCACGCCGACCGGCTGCCTGAGATCGTGGGCCGGGCCGGAACGGCCGGCGTCGCCGTGACGCCGCCCGAGCGGGCGGCGATCGATCGATTCGCCGGGAATTCGTACTGGTGGCTCGTCCGCGACCTCGCCGACCTCGTCGCGGCCGACCGGAACGGGCGTCTGCCCGTCGTGCGGGAGCGGTTCGACGCGCTCGAGGCGTCCTTCGCCGACGGGCTCGCCGCCGTCCTCTCGAAGGCCGGGCGGCTCCGCGCCCGCGGGAGCGGGGAGAAGGCCGCGGCCGTGCTCGGCGACTACAGCGCCGCGTGCGTCGATCGGGCCGTCGCGGCGGTCGGCGAGCTCCGGGCGCGCTTCGCCGCCGAGGCGGCCGAGACCGACGCGGCCTTCGCGCCCCTCGTGGGCATCTACACGGCGAACTTCGGCGCATTCCGCAACGCGGAGTTCGAGGTCCTCGAGCGGAACGACCAACTCGCCGTCGACATCCCCGGGCAGATGACGGTCGAATTGAACGATCCGGGCCCGGATGGCCGCCGGAGCATCGCCCTCGCTCCGCACGTCTCCTTCTCCTTCGACAGGGGCGAGGACGGACGCGTGACGGCGATGCACCTCTACGAGGTGACCACGCTCGGGCGGGCCGCCGCCGATTCGGCGGCGATCGCCGCGGGGAGCCCCTTCGCCTCCTACACGGGCACCTACGCCGTGCCGGGGGTGGGTGGTCTCGTCGGGATCGTCGAGAAGGACGGCGGCATGGCCCTCGACGTGCCGGGACAGGGAGCGGTTCCCCTCGGCGAGGCCGACGGCGCGGGGCGGCGCCCGTTCAGGAACGATCCGTCGACCGTCGCGTGGTTCGAAACGGGCGACGACGGCGGCGCTACCGATCTCGTGATCTCGCACGATTTCATTTTGCCGCGGGGACGGTCGGCGGCAGCCGCCCTCGAGGCGGCGATCGGCGAGAGCGGGATCGAGGCGGGGATCGCCCGGTACCGCGAGCTTCGCGAGACGGCCGCGGAAGAGTACCATTTCTCGGAGAGATCGCTGAACGTGCTGGGCTACACGCTGCTTCGCGACGGAAAGACCGGCGAGGCGGTCGCCGTCTTCGAGCTCAACGCGGAGGAGCATCCCGGGTCGTGGAACGTCTGGGACAGCCTCGCCGAAGCCCTCGAGGAGGCCGGTGACGGGAAACGCGCCGTCGAGTGCTACCGGAAGTCGCTCTCGCTCAACCCGGAGCGCGGGGAGACGCGGACGGCTATCGAACGGCTGGAGAAGGGAGAATGA